In Clupea harengus chromosome 1, Ch_v2.0.2, whole genome shotgun sequence, one DNA window encodes the following:
- the LOC116220819 gene encoding serine/arginine repetitive matrix protein 5 codes for MNFKYLLTCLAGVFFDCHDVWLLTCQEDSDVQSVVSSYCDVSGDQRGYEESSLHILSPDCQLYLCDGDDDEDSTDSQDQCDYPDFFYSASADDDYPPVHRRSDRSSMTRLDPPPHRPNPRAWMEESRSKDSFGRHSVGSRGDRERESGYFSLGKAGGIRSSRDQSPSLPYRHLERGHPIPNNRSPDRKDTIPFRNPDLGVPSHRRSSEFQNPDFLEESPPPEPTPLERSIEVEAQVGPRSPSPTPFRQAEAFASNKTRKSAFSRGKSPSEHSSSQQQSRRGSSLSRSSSPARGTSSSKRSESVVSLNSRSPGSSAFSQGLDHRSRSPSSQNSFGRGLDSGGVQKDFRSIASSVGSKSLSSSYADLRGSLRKAESTTSLASRGLNSHSSSPSRRGFETPGQSMLRKSETNGVLSGHGRDTRSSSISRNGAFSGHGRDTRSSSPSRNGAFSGHGRDTRSSSPSRNGVLSGHGRDTRSSSPSRNGAFSGHGRDTRSSSPSRRGYDTPGQSMLPKSDTSSSAAYGPDRKNASPTRKSNDHQGHSFSQKTERNSSSYSRDSQSPSPSRKGLETTRPSIKHINETKSSLSRSSSPSRKGYDTSSQSVLRFTETSRPIHCQGLDSRSPSPSRKGSDTLRQSVQRKSETDRSRSISGCNSRSSSPSKRGIDPSSQSALRKTVSYDSRTSVTTSQLKKSVNSHGRSDSNPPPSSWRGSSRSLSSPPISRSPSPSRKISENRPLERSQRPSSAVLGNGRNGNRSISSSSSRHIMEHRSLSPEARKSSGQNRSQSPQLRRLTSSQSSMDSTESSHLSGGSTGFNKEEYAMLADLPKVKTIFHKEGPNRLGKLESHPSGEERLYKPAR; via the exons ATGAATTTCAAATACTTattgacctgtttggctggtgttttttttgACTGCCATGATGTTTGGTTGTTGACTTGCCAGGAGGATTCTGATGTGCAGTCAGTGGTAAGCAGCTACTGTGACGTCAGCGGGGATCAGAGAGGCTATGAGGAGAGCTCGCTGCACATTCTGAGTCCTGACTGTCAACTCTACCTCTGTGACGGAGACGACGACGAAGATAGTACAGACAG TCAGGACCAGTGTGACTATCCGGACTTCTTTTACTCAGCAAGTGCAGACGACGACTATCCCCCTGTTCACCGCAGATCTGACCGCTCAAGCATGACCCGTTTGGATCCACCACCCCACAGACCCAACCCTCGTGCATGGATGGAGGAATCCCGGAGCAAGGACAGCTTTGGTCGACACTCTG TTGGCTCCAGAGGAGATCGAGAGCGGGAGAGTGGTTACTTCTCACTAGGGAAGGCAGGAGGTATCCGCTCTTCACGTGACCAAAGCCCCTCACTCCCTTACAGACATTTGGAGAGGGGACATCCAATCCCAAATAACCGAAGCCCAGATCGGAAAGACACAATACCATTTCGAAATCCTGACCTGGGAGTGCCTTCCCACAGGAGGAGCTCTGAGTTCCAAAACCCAGATTTCCTTGAGGAGAGCCCCCCACCAGAACCAACTCCCCTGGAACGCAGCATTGAAGTTGAGGCACAAGTTGGTCCCCGATCCCCAAGCCCCACTCCTTTCAGGCAGGCTGAAGCTTTTGCCTCTAACAAGACTCGCAAGAGTGCATTCTCCAGAGGCAAGTCCCCATCAGAACACTCTTCATCTCAGCAGCAATCCAGGAGGGGCTCTAGCCTGTCTCgttcttcttctcctgctcGGGGGACTTCCTCATCTAAAAGGAGTGAGTCCGTAGTGTCGCTGAATAGCCGGAGCCCTGGTTCAAGTGCTTTCTCGCAAGGCCTTGATCACAGATCTAGAAGTCCCTCCTCTCAGAATTCCTTTGGACGAGGTTTAGATTCAGGAGGTGTTCAGAAAGACTTTCGGTCAATCGCAAGCTCTGTGGGCTCaaaatctctctccagctcttatGCAGACCTGAGAGGGTCATTGCGCAAGGCTGAGTCGACCACTTCTTTAGCCTCACGTGGACTTAACAGTCATAGTTCCTCTCCTTCTAGGAGGGGCTTTGAAACCCCTGGCCAATCGATGTTGCGCAAAAGTGAGACAAATGGGGTCTTAAGTGGCCATGGTCGTGATACAAGAAGTTCGTCAATTTCAAGAAATGGAGCCTTTAGTGGCCATGGTCGTGATACAAGAAGTTCGTCACCTTCAAGAAATGGAGCCTTTAGTGGCCATGGTCGTGATACAAGAAGTTCGTCACCTTCAAGAAATGGAGTCTTAAGTGGCCATGGTCGTGATACAAGAAGTTCGTCACCTTCAAGAAATGGAGCCTTTAGTGGCCATGGTCGTGATACAAGAAGTTCATCACCTTCAAGAAGGGGATATGACACCCCTGGTCAATCCATGCTTCCTAAAAGTGATACAAGTTCCTCAGCTGCTTATGGTCCTGATAGAAAAAATGCATCACCTACTAGAAAAAGCAATGATCACCAAGGCCATTCCTTTTCACAGAAGACTGAGAGAAACAGCTCCTCATATAGTCGTGATTCTCAAAGTCCCTCACCTTCTAGGAAGGGCTTAGAGACTACAAGACCATCCATAAAACACATAAATGAGACTAAAAGCTCTCTCAGTCGTAGTTCATCTCCTTCTAGGAAAGGTTATGACACTTCTAGCCAATCAGTACTGCGCTTTACTGAGACAAGTCGCCCAATACACTGCCAAGGCCTTGACAGTCGTAGCCCCTCCCCCTCTAGAAAGGGCTCTGACACACTTCGCCAATCCGTTCAACGGAAATCTGAGACTGACAGATCTAGAAGTATATCTGGCTGTAACAGTAGGAGTTCTTCTCCTTCTAAAAGAGGCATTGACCCATCTAGTCAGTCAGCACTGAGGAAGACAGTGAGTTACGATTCTAGAACTAGTGTCACCACTTCACAATTGAAAAAATCAGTGAATAGTCATGGTAGATCAGATTCAAATCCTCCTCCTAGTTCCTGGAGAGGCTCTTCTCGTTCGCTCAGTAGTCCGCCAATCTCCCGTAGCCCCTCCCCTTCAAGAAAGATCTCAGAAAACAGGCCACTTGAACGTTCTCAGAGGCCATCATCTGCTGTCTTAGGAAATGGCAGAAATGGGAACAGAAGCattagtagcagcagcagcaggcataTCATGGAACATCGTAGCCTCTCTCCAGAGGCAAGGAAGTCATCAGGCCAAAACCGAAGCCAGTCCCCTCAGTTGCGCAGGCTCACCTCCTCCCAAAGTTCCATGGATTCCACTGAGTCTAGTCACCTTTCCGGGGGATCCACTGGATTCAACAAGGAAGAGTACGCCATGTTGGCCGACCTCCCGAAGGTCAAGACAATATTTCACAAAGAGGGGCCAAACCGTCTTGGGAAACTTGAAAGCCACccttcaggagaggagagactgtaCAAACCAGCAAGGTAA